In Ammospiza nelsoni isolate bAmmNel1 chromosome 30, bAmmNel1.pri, whole genome shotgun sequence, the DNA window TCAGGTATGAAGCTAATAAAGAATTTAACAATGTCCATGTTTTGAAGGAGAAAACCACCTAAAATAGCACAAATTTAACATTCACATCAATAAATTAAAGTTTTCCTTGAGTTTTCCCAGTGTTGGGAGTGGAATTAACACCCAGCTACCAAAAACTGGTGCGAGAAAGGCTTGAGTTAGGTCAACCATTACAAAACTGATttaataacaaaaccaaaataattgtACACTCAGGAGCAGAGTCATGGACAACGGAATGGAACTGGTGCTGGGGAATTTGAGGTTTTTCCAGGGGTTTTATACTCGTTCCAAAGCTGCCAGCGTGATGATGCTGTTCCCTCGGATCACCTGGAAGGAGGGAGCTGAGAAGCACCCAAAGCTCTGAATTCCCATTCCTGTGCTTTACCAAACTTCCCCCTCATTGCGCACACACGGCTccaccagtgctcccagtgccctcagcaCCCCGTTCCCAGTGCCCTCAGCACCCTGCCGGTGTTGTTCTGTTGCCCGCCGCCATCTCCACGGACTCCTCGATGACCGTGAGGGTCCCCGGGCACCGTGAGGGGAGCGGGCTGGGGTCGCGGGCAGAGGATCGGGGTGGGATCAGTTCCAGAATTCACACGACAGCTTCTTGTCCATGAACCTGCAACGAGAAGGCAGCAGGTGAGCACCGGCTGGTGGGGACGGGGCAGGAGCCCCCCGCCATTATCCCCTCACGAACCGCCCCCTCCCGCCGCCATTGCAGCGGAGCACCGGCCAGCGGCGATGCACGCCGGGACACCGGCCAGCGGCGGACCGCGCCGTTccggtgcccggtgcccgcTTCCCCCCACACCGTGCCCGGCTCCCCTCGctccccggcgcggccccggcccctccGGACGCACTTTTTCAGTTCGGGCGGGTGCGCTTTGCTCATGGCGCCCGCAGCGCCCGGCCCGTCCCTGCCGGGCAGCCAATGGCGGCCCCCGCGGCGCTACCGCACTCACCCGAGTAGCGGCGCAGCCAGGGGAAGGCAGCGGGGCGGGAATGGAGCGAAGCAGGGTGCGGTGAGGGGAGTGCGCGGCTACACGGGGAGGTACGGCGGCATGGCCCCCACGGCGTGCGGCGCGAACGGGCACGCGGTGTGCGCGTGTGCAGGTGTGCACACCTGGGTGagagtgtgtgtgcacagggtcacacgtgtgtgtgtgtgtgtgtgtgtgtgtgtgtgccactgTTCCCAAGCATCACCCCCCAATACCTCCCCATAcctgcagtgtcccctcagCACCCACCCAATCAGCCCCAGTTTCCCCAGTGTCCTCCATCACCCTCTATCGCCCACTCCAGTGCCCCCCAGTTCCCCCTATTCTCCCCCATCACCCCAGTCGCCCCCATCACCCCCAGCCCCCATTGTTCTCCCCCATCACCCCCAGTGCCCCGCCAGTTCCCCCCATCACCCCCAGGACCTCCTATTCTCCCCCAtcacccccagcagcacccGCGGTTGTTGGGAGGTGCCACCTTGGCCTTTAATGAGTGCGTGCTGCTGCGGGGGTGTCCCCGGGGTGTCCCGGGGGTGTCCCCGCTGTCACTGCTGGATGCTGGCCAGCCCGTCCCGCATCTTCTTGGCCATGGCGGGCACGAGGCGCAGGTGCTGCTCCCCGCAGGTGGCCAGGCAGGCGTCCAGCTGGCCCCGCACGCGCGGCTCCGAGCCCCCCGAGTCCAGGGCGTCCTTGGCCTGGTCCGAGCACTGCAGCGAGCAGCGGCTCAGCCGGTCCTGGGGATGGCACGgtcactggggacactggggacactgaggggactgggggggcagcagctcagccgGTCCTGGGGATGGCACGGtcactggggggactggggggTCAGCACAGGACAGGGAGGTCAGGGGATGGACTGGGTGTaggggggcacagggaatgcATTTGGGGGTGCAGGGATTGGGGGCTCAtgtcctgcccagggctcccatTGCTGTCCCAGGGGTCCCAGTGCTATCCCAGGGCTCCCAGTGCTGTCCCAGGGGTACCAGCGCTACCCCAGGGCtcccagtgctgtccccagggctcccagTGCTATCTCAGTGCTATCCtggtgctgtccccaggggtcTCAGTGGGGTCCcggtgctgtccccagggtcctGGTGCCCCCTCCTcacctggaagtgctcaagcTCGGCGGTGACGATGGCCTGGGCGCGGGCCAGGGGCGCGTGGCAGCGCTCGATGCAGCGCTGCACCTCCTGCATGGACGCTGCGGCGTCCTCACAGCACCGCGCGCTGCAGCGGAACATGgcgccctggggacacagggggacaaGGGGTTAACGGGGGGTACCCTGGGGACACGGGGTAATGAGGAGCAACAGGGGACATGGGGTACTCTGGGGACACGGGACACAGggcaccctggggacaggggttaacgggggacaccaggggacacGGGGTaccctggggacacgg includes these proteins:
- the FAM136A gene encoding protein FAM136A, whose product is MAEAAQGRVQAAVESAVQGLEREQIRGMQGAMFRCSARCCEDAAASMQEVQRCIERCHAPLARAQAIVTAELEHFQDRLSRCSLQCSDQAKDALDSGGSEPRVRGQLDACLATCGEQHLRLVPAMAKKMRDGLASIQQ